In Candidatus Sulfotelmatobacter sp., one genomic interval encodes:
- the aceE gene encoding pyruvate dehydrogenase (acetyl-transferring), homodimeric type — MSTEIRADRPSGRSENHEPFHLSLLEGFKRQLPDADPTETAEWMAALDDIVRNAGHERADWLLRRLLKRARQLKIGLPGLVQTRYINTISPEQEPSFPGDEEMELRIRRIIRWNAALMVIRANNRFNGLGGHLSTYASAASLYEVGFNHFFRGKDESPGDQIFFQGHAAPGIYSRAFLEGRISESQLDHFRREIVRGAGLSSYPHPRLMPDFWEFPTVSMGLGPINAIYMARFNRYLQARGIADTSQQRVWAFLGDGEMDEPEAVGALTLAAREGLDNLTFVINCNLQRLDGPVRGNGKIIQELEAIFTGAGWDVFKVIWAREWDELLARDYEGALVEIMNETVDGEWQRYSIESGAYIREKFFGKDPRTLKMVEGMTDDQIKALRRGGHDYRKVYAAYAAATSVKGRPSVVLAKTVKGWTLGGGAEARNMTHQKKKLDLEELKKFRDRLELPITDKTLADAPYFHPGAGSPEVKYMLERRKALGGCVPKRIVRAKPMPVPAAKSFTEFETGTGENQMVSTTMAFAKLLRNLLRDKDYGRRVVPIIPDEARTFGMEVLFREVGIYQPFGQKYDPVDSKLVLSYTEKKDGQVLEEGITEAGSTASFTAAGTSYAVHGEPMIPFYIFYSMFGFQRTGDLLWAFGDARGRGFMLGATAGRTTLNGEGLQHEDGHSQLLAAALPNVKAYDPAFAYEVAAIVREGMRRMYIEGEDIFYYLTLYNQDYSMPPKPAGVDDGILKGLYPYRAAVT; from the coding sequence ATGAGCACGGAAATCCGGGCCGACCGGCCCTCGGGTCGCAGCGAGAACCACGAGCCGTTCCACCTCAGTTTGCTCGAGGGCTTCAAGCGCCAACTCCCCGACGCCGACCCGACCGAGACCGCCGAATGGATGGCGGCACTCGACGACATCGTGCGCAACGCGGGCCACGAGCGCGCCGACTGGCTGCTGCGCCGGCTGCTGAAGCGCGCGCGCCAGTTGAAGATCGGTCTGCCCGGTCTGGTGCAGACGCGCTACATCAACACCATCTCGCCCGAGCAGGAGCCGAGCTTCCCCGGCGACGAAGAGATGGAGCTCAGGATCCGGCGCATCATCCGCTGGAACGCGGCGCTGATGGTGATCCGCGCCAACAATCGCTTCAACGGCCTGGGCGGCCACCTCTCGACTTACGCCTCGGCGGCCAGCCTCTACGAGGTCGGCTTCAATCACTTCTTCCGCGGCAAGGACGAATCGCCCGGCGATCAGATCTTCTTCCAGGGCCACGCCGCCCCGGGCATCTACTCGCGCGCGTTCCTCGAGGGCCGCATCAGCGAATCGCAGCTCGACCACTTCCGGCGCGAGATCGTGCGCGGAGCGGGGCTTTCGTCGTACCCGCATCCTCGGCTGATGCCCGACTTCTGGGAGTTCCCCACGGTGTCGATGGGCCTCGGCCCCATCAACGCCATCTACATGGCGCGCTTCAATCGCTACCTGCAGGCGCGCGGCATCGCCGACACCTCGCAGCAGCGGGTGTGGGCGTTCCTCGGCGACGGCGAGATGGACGAGCCCGAAGCGGTGGGCGCGCTGACGCTGGCGGCGCGGGAAGGCCTCGACAACCTGACCTTCGTCATCAACTGCAACCTGCAGCGCCTCGACGGCCCGGTGCGCGGCAACGGCAAGATCATCCAGGAGCTGGAGGCGATCTTCACCGGCGCCGGCTGGGACGTGTTCAAGGTGATCTGGGCGCGCGAGTGGGATGAGCTGCTGGCGCGCGACTACGAAGGCGCGCTGGTCGAGATCATGAACGAGACCGTCGACGGCGAGTGGCAGCGCTACTCGATCGAGAGCGGCGCCTACATTCGCGAGAAGTTCTTCGGCAAGGATCCGCGCACCCTGAAGATGGTCGAGGGCATGACCGACGATCAGATCAAGGCGCTGCGCCGCGGCGGCCACGACTACCGCAAGGTGTACGCGGCCTACGCGGCGGCAACCTCGGTGAAGGGGCGCCCGAGCGTGGTGCTGGCGAAGACCGTCAAGGGCTGGACGCTGGGCGGCGGCGCCGAAGCGCGCAACATGACGCACCAGAAGAAGAAGCTCGACCTCGAGGAGCTGAAGAAGTTCCGCGACCGGCTCGAGCTTCCGATCACCGACAAGACGCTGGCCGACGCGCCCTACTTCCATCCCGGCGCCGGGAGCCCCGAGGTGAAGTACATGCTCGAGCGGCGGAAAGCGCTCGGCGGCTGCGTGCCCAAGCGCATCGTGCGCGCGAAACCCATGCCCGTGCCGGCTGCCAAATCCTTCACCGAGTTCGAGACCGGCACCGGCGAGAATCAGATGGTCTCGACCACCATGGCTTTCGCGAAGCTGTTGCGAAATCTGCTTCGCGACAAGGACTACGGCAGGCGCGTGGTGCCGATCATTCCCGACGAGGCGCGCACCTTCGGCATGGAGGTGCTGTTCCGCGAAGTCGGCATCTACCAGCCGTTCGGCCAGAAGTACGACCCGGTCGATTCGAAGCTGGTGCTCTCGTACACCGAGAAGAAGGACGGCCAGGTTCTGGAGGAAGGCATCACCGAGGCCGGCTCGACTGCCAGCTTCACGGCCGCCGGCACCAGCTACGCGGTGCACGGCGAGCCGATGATTCCGTTCTACATCTTCTACTCCATGTTCGGCTTCCAGCGCACCGGCGATCTGCTGTGGGCGTTCGGCGACGCGCGCGGCCGCGGCTTCATGCTCGGCGCCACCGCCGGGCGCACCACGTTGAACGGCGAGGGGCTCCAGCACGAGGACGGCCACAGCCAGCTGCTGGCAGCGGCGCTGCCCAACGTGAAGGCCTACGACCCGGCGTTTGCCTACGAAGTCGCGGCGATCGTGCGCGAAGGAATGCGGCGCATGTACATCGAGGGCGAGGACATTTTCTACTACCTCACGCTCTACAATCAGGACTACTCGATGCCGCCCAAGCCCGCAGGCGTGGACGACGGGATCTTGAAGGGCCTCTACCCCTACCGCGCGGCGGTGACCG
- a CDS encoding S9 family peptidase, giving the protein MSVMTTPETVLHAARKGPRPMTAEDLWAIPRVGAPIPSPDGSRLAVAVTTYDLEKNEGRSRLWILPAMGGEPVAFTGADMSSSEPAFSPDGKRLAFIRKGASAAKDAKSEAGAGKPQLFVMPLDGGEPRQVTRLPLGAFDPTWLPDGKRVVVAGALLKGHLTVEKTASELERREKDPVKAHVTEDRVYRYWDRWLTTGEVPHLFVVDVESGETRDLTPDSTLWFDFMEPSGQYDVSPDGREIAFAGIRVEEKTGFLRSAIWTVPVQGGAMTCLTPDHPAGDLEPRYRPDGRAIVYGMQHDPLFYADRVRVMEFDRGSGTHREIAPDWKLSPTHWRFAPDGTLFFETEDNARTALFALRGEGTPKRLVWDGTIGGVRTTRERVFFTRQTLSEPPEVHSASLDGSRLQRLTQFTEAVTSRFATGEVREMTLEGAYGEIVQMFVVFPPDYQAGRKYPLLMQVHGGPHAISGDTFLWRWNSQVFSASGYITALINFQGSTSWGQDFAQRIQGSWGDRPLKDTMAAVDALVAAGLVDESRMAMAGGSYGGYMASWIEAQTDRFKCIINHAGVFDLIQQYGSDVTQGRARSMGGEAWDGLDRIDRWNPARNAAGFKTPMLVIHGERDYRVPVGHALECYGILKAKGVPARLVYFPDENHWVLKARNSIFWYGEFMSWLKRWVP; this is encoded by the coding sequence ATGTCCGTGATGACGACGCCCGAGACCGTGCTCCACGCCGCACGCAAGGGTCCGCGGCCCATGACCGCCGAAGACCTGTGGGCGATTCCGCGCGTCGGCGCTCCGATTCCCTCGCCCGACGGCTCGCGCCTGGCGGTCGCGGTCACCACCTACGACCTGGAGAAGAACGAGGGCCGCTCGCGCCTCTGGATCCTGCCGGCGATGGGTGGCGAGCCGGTCGCTTTCACCGGCGCCGACATGTCGAGCAGCGAGCCCGCGTTCTCGCCCGACGGCAAGCGGCTCGCCTTCATCCGCAAGGGCGCTTCAGCGGCCAAGGACGCGAAGTCGGAGGCCGGCGCCGGAAAGCCTCAGTTGTTCGTGATGCCGCTCGACGGCGGCGAGCCGCGGCAGGTGACCCGGCTGCCGCTCGGCGCGTTCGATCCCACCTGGCTCCCGGACGGCAAGCGCGTGGTGGTAGCGGGCGCACTGCTCAAGGGCCACCTGACGGTCGAAAAGACGGCGAGCGAGCTCGAGCGCCGCGAGAAGGACCCGGTCAAGGCGCACGTCACCGAAGACCGCGTCTATCGCTACTGGGACCGCTGGCTCACCACCGGCGAGGTGCCGCACCTGTTCGTGGTCGACGTCGAGAGCGGCGAGACCCGCGACCTCACGCCGGACTCGACGCTGTGGTTCGACTTCATGGAACCGTCGGGCCAGTACGACGTCTCGCCCGATGGACGCGAGATCGCGTTCGCCGGCATTCGCGTCGAGGAGAAGACCGGCTTTCTGCGCTCGGCGATCTGGACGGTGCCGGTCCAGGGCGGCGCGATGACCTGCCTCACGCCCGACCATCCCGCCGGCGATCTCGAGCCGCGCTATCGACCCGACGGCCGCGCCATCGTCTACGGCATGCAGCACGATCCGCTCTTCTACGCCGACCGGGTGCGCGTGATGGAATTCGATCGCGGATCGGGCACGCATCGCGAGATCGCGCCGGACTGGAAGCTCTCGCCGACCCACTGGCGGTTCGCGCCCGACGGCACGCTGTTCTTCGAGACCGAAGACAACGCCCGCACCGCGCTGTTCGCGTTGCGCGGCGAGGGAACGCCCAAGCGCCTGGTGTGGGACGGCACGATCGGCGGGGTGCGCACGACCAGGGAGCGCGTGTTCTTCACGCGCCAGACGCTGTCGGAGCCTCCCGAGGTCCACTCCGCCTCGCTCGACGGATCGAGGCTCCAGCGGCTCACGCAGTTCACCGAGGCCGTGACCTCGCGCTTCGCCACCGGCGAGGTGCGCGAGATGACGCTCGAAGGCGCCTACGGTGAGATCGTACAGATGTTCGTGGTGTTCCCGCCCGACTACCAGGCCGGCAGGAAGTATCCGCTGCTGATGCAGGTCCACGGCGGCCCGCACGCCATCAGCGGCGACACCTTCCTGTGGCGCTGGAATTCACAGGTGTTCTCGGCCAGCGGCTACATCACGGCGCTCATCAACTTCCAGGGCTCGACCTCGTGGGGGCAGGATTTCGCGCAGCGCATCCAGGGCTCGTGGGGCGATCGGCCGCTCAAGGACACGATGGCGGCGGTTGACGCGCTGGTCGCCGCCGGCCTGGTGGACGAGTCGCGCATGGCGATGGCCGGGGGCTCGTACGGCGGCTACATGGCGTCGTGGATCGAGGCGCAGACCGATCGCTTCAAGTGCATCATCAATCACGCCGGCGTGTTCGATCTGATTCAGCAGTACGGCAGCGACGTGACCCAGGGTCGCGCGCGATCCATGGGTGGCGAGGCGTGGGACGGACTCGATCGGATCGACCGCTGGAACCCGGCGCGCAACGCCGCTGGCTTCAAGACGCCGATGCTGGTGATCCACGGCGAGCGCGACTATCGCGTGCCGGTCGGGCACGCGCTCGAGTGCTACGGGATCCTCAAGGCCAAAGGGGTCCCGGCGCGCCTGGTCTATTTCCCCGACGAGAACCACTGGGTGCTGAAGGCGCGCAACTCGATCTTCTGGTACGGCGAGTTCATGAGCTGGCTGAAGCGGTGGGTGCCGTAG
- a CDS encoding peptidoglycan-binding domain-containing protein, with protein sequence MTKPRHLSIFPDPPLPWTKTDIPPGKDGVPGGIQKIYRIWEDLRARNGDGYVPSANGGGILANVIDHGGLAVNQGTTCSPFTATVIALAFDPEYPRQDMPVKGGDPYVPMFNNGKDKLPFHDFYQQHNGDNQPIESIVKYMLGVEKDPTEMRRGDLLGVDWLDVNKSGHAIFCWDVHLDANGKVDAFQYLGANSVPWWAGVTIGHCAYKPWIKGNPKMDRKAGDPGIENARAPDPVFKDEPLVVQRGQWLVLPGVKEGSIDPKTFLVEPDKGKIAYPKDGTFTVRKVRVGRLNYTDPVPEPYCMKKGGAAAMAAPVAAHAPARPVVIAGADLKKNPEKPKAAPAQPAKQNPDTPAAWQLIVESALQTFFRTEWIKSDPGDPDMINDPKSKAAIKEYQTLLKLKVDGIVGKQTLGSVLKQLPYCVTQLSAQLMLADLYRGKKISTDPGPANGVHHAQTRSAVEEFQKANGLPVTGVPDADTYEKLKAVRDGHAATSEKPGLAPEMKHLYWFGNSVAPGGTAVLCLHSEDLQIGQECPIVLKDDASGKQVTSTAKFNVNAKKIEVPVPIPADFGAGASVRATVTAAIGDGGTLETTTKAPLQVQKPSTAPVLERADWRPYVGKDSLPDEIVEIVKRNRAKYPTKTLPPAQGGPNNSYEGPDKYDYKPPASHQKWATAYFQKKQSDVTGHEKSGLTAYLNMLVHEGYPASLQTYDGLIVTWGVGLGGTGNGVHTFENLNKDPAMKQRLDDIGINFFDVDYHVVDVAKKKVVTSSVGKSKGEDWRHIVPLKSCREQPDLLCALIGISEDPATREAVAEAMYTVYKTSTALWPNQDKVFTEALYFMVTHLRAWVPAAGNPIDVGKIFATYASGTPSVETDKKIAQPILRQFIRGLKKIYLDTRKQPGNWQEMRGRAKSHVWRDLRKEGKKEGFDPGDFEYEEGY encoded by the coding sequence ATGACCAAGCCCAGGCACCTCTCGATCTTTCCCGATCCCCCGCTGCCGTGGACGAAGACCGACATCCCGCCCGGCAAGGACGGTGTCCCCGGTGGAATCCAGAAGATCTACCGGATCTGGGAGGACCTGCGCGCCCGCAACGGCGACGGCTACGTCCCGAGCGCGAACGGAGGCGGCATTCTCGCGAACGTCATCGATCACGGCGGGCTCGCGGTCAACCAGGGCACCACGTGCTCGCCGTTCACCGCCACGGTCATCGCCCTCGCGTTCGACCCCGAGTACCCTCGCCAGGACATGCCGGTCAAAGGCGGCGACCCGTACGTGCCGATGTTCAACAACGGCAAGGACAAGCTGCCGTTCCACGATTTCTACCAGCAGCACAACGGCGACAATCAGCCGATCGAATCGATCGTAAAATACATGCTGGGCGTGGAGAAGGATCCCACCGAGATGCGTCGCGGCGACCTTCTGGGAGTCGACTGGCTCGACGTGAACAAATCCGGCCACGCCATCTTCTGCTGGGACGTTCATCTCGACGCCAACGGGAAGGTCGACGCGTTCCAGTACCTCGGCGCGAACTCGGTTCCCTGGTGGGCCGGGGTGACGATCGGCCACTGCGCCTACAAGCCGTGGATCAAGGGCAATCCCAAGATGGATCGCAAGGCCGGTGATCCCGGAATCGAGAACGCGCGCGCCCCGGACCCGGTCTTCAAGGACGAGCCCCTGGTGGTGCAGCGTGGACAGTGGCTGGTGCTTCCGGGGGTGAAAGAGGGCTCGATCGACCCCAAGACCTTTCTGGTCGAGCCGGACAAGGGCAAGATCGCCTATCCAAAGGACGGAACCTTCACGGTCCGAAAGGTGAGAGTCGGCCGGCTCAACTACACCGATCCGGTCCCCGAGCCCTATTGCATGAAGAAAGGCGGCGCGGCGGCGATGGCCGCTCCGGTCGCCGCCCACGCGCCGGCCCGGCCGGTCGTGATCGCCGGCGCCGACCTCAAGAAGAATCCGGAGAAGCCGAAGGCGGCGCCCGCGCAACCCGCAAAGCAGAACCCCGACACGCCGGCGGCCTGGCAGCTGATCGTCGAGTCTGCGCTGCAAACATTCTTCCGGACTGAGTGGATCAAGTCCGACCCCGGCGACCCGGACATGATCAACGATCCGAAATCGAAGGCGGCGATCAAGGAGTATCAGACGCTGCTCAAGCTGAAGGTCGACGGAATCGTCGGGAAGCAGACGCTGGGATCGGTGCTGAAGCAGCTGCCCTACTGCGTGACCCAGTTGAGCGCGCAGCTCATGCTCGCCGATCTCTATCGCGGGAAGAAGATCTCCACCGACCCAGGACCCGCGAACGGTGTCCATCACGCCCAGACACGGAGCGCGGTCGAGGAGTTCCAGAAGGCCAATGGCCTGCCCGTGACCGGCGTGCCCGACGCGGACACCTACGAGAAGCTGAAGGCGGTGCGCGACGGCCACGCGGCGACCTCGGAAAAGCCCGGGCTCGCCCCGGAGATGAAGCATCTCTACTGGTTCGGCAACAGCGTGGCCCCGGGGGGCACCGCGGTGCTGTGCCTGCACAGCGAGGATCTGCAGATCGGCCAGGAATGTCCGATCGTCTTGAAGGACGACGCGAGCGGGAAGCAGGTCACGAGCACGGCGAAGTTCAACGTCAACGCCAAGAAGATCGAAGTGCCGGTGCCGATCCCGGCTGACTTCGGCGCCGGCGCGTCGGTGCGCGCCACCGTCACCGCCGCGATCGGCGACGGCGGCACGCTCGAGACCACGACCAAGGCGCCGCTCCAAGTCCAGAAGCCGTCGACCGCGCCGGTGCTCGAGCGCGCGGACTGGCGACCCTACGTCGGCAAGGATTCGCTGCCCGACGAAATCGTCGAGATCGTCAAGCGCAATCGGGCCAAGTACCCGACCAAGACCCTCCCGCCGGCGCAAGGCGGTCCGAACAACTCCTACGAAGGTCCCGACAAGTACGACTACAAGCCGCCCGCCTCACACCAGAAGTGGGCGACGGCGTATTTCCAGAAGAAACAGTCCGATGTGACCGGACACGAGAAGTCGGGGCTGACCGCGTACCTCAACATGCTGGTCCACGAAGGCTACCCGGCCAGCCTGCAGACCTACGACGGGCTGATCGTCACCTGGGGGGTCGGGCTCGGCGGCACCGGCAACGGTGTCCACACGTTCGAGAATCTGAACAAGGATCCGGCCATGAAGCAGCGGCTGGACGACATCGGAATCAATTTCTTCGACGTCGACTACCACGTGGTGGACGTCGCGAAGAAGAAGGTCGTGACCAGCAGCGTGGGGAAGAGCAAGGGCGAAGATTGGCGCCACATCGTGCCGCTGAAGTCGTGCCGCGAGCAACCCGATCTACTCTGCGCTCTCATCGGCATCTCCGAGGATCCGGCGACGCGTGAGGCAGTGGCGGAAGCGATGTATACCGTCTACAAGACCTCGACCGCATTATGGCCGAACCAGGACAAGGTGTTCACCGAAGCGCTGTACTTCATGGTGACTCACTTGCGCGCGTGGGTGCCCGCAGCGGGCAACCCGATCGACGTCGGCAAGATCTTCGCGACCTACGCCAGCGGGACCCCGTCGGTCGAGACCGACAAGAAGATCGCGCAACCGATCCTCCGCCAGTTCATCCGCGGGCTGAAGAAGATCTATCTCGACACCCGCAAGCAACCCGGAAACTGGCAGGAGATGCGCGGTCGCGCGAAGTCGCACGTCTGGCGCGACCTGCGCAAGGAAGGCAAGAAGGAAGGCTTCGACCCCGGCGACTTCGAGTACGAAGAAGGCTACTGA
- a CDS encoding peptidoglycan-binding domain-containing protein, producing MKTHTVQAGECILSIATANGHFWETVWNHPGNAKLKALREDPFQLVEGDKVVVPDIQERSLRGATGNRHVIRIKGIPAHIQVQVFTSGTEPFGDAPFTVDAGGKQVKGTTTPDGIVSAFVPADAKEAKLQVGEGDDRVEVTIAIGYLDPSTERTGVQSRLANLGYYSGELDGKDSEALTEALRSFQAASGIDPTGKADPATVAALDMQHG from the coding sequence GTGAAGACCCACACCGTTCAGGCCGGCGAATGCATCCTCAGCATCGCCACCGCCAACGGTCACTTCTGGGAGACGGTGTGGAACCATCCGGGGAACGCGAAGCTCAAGGCGCTCCGCGAGGATCCCTTCCAACTGGTCGAAGGCGACAAGGTCGTGGTGCCGGATATCCAGGAACGCTCGCTGCGCGGCGCGACCGGCAACCGGCACGTCATCCGGATCAAGGGCATTCCGGCTCACATTCAGGTGCAAGTGTTCACGTCGGGCACCGAGCCGTTCGGCGACGCTCCATTCACGGTGGATGCCGGCGGCAAGCAGGTGAAGGGCACCACCACGCCCGACGGCATCGTGAGCGCGTTCGTGCCCGCCGACGCCAAGGAGGCGAAGCTCCAGGTGGGTGAGGGAGACGACCGGGTCGAGGTCACGATCGCGATCGGCTACCTCGATCCGTCGACCGAGCGCACCGGCGTCCAGTCTCGACTCGCCAACCTCGGCTACTACAGTGGCGAACTCGACGGGAAAGACAGCGAGGCGCTGACCGAAGCCCTTCGCTCCTTCCAGGCCGCGAGCGGCATCGATCCGACCGGCAAGGCCGACCCGGCGACCGTAGCCGCTCTGGACATGCAGCATGGGTGA
- a CDS encoding sensor histidine kinase has translation MDRQTVELYALVFQAGFTLLQALVFCGLWVRQHRPFFASWSLAWAVYALRLAFIAIYIATRAEVWLFAHEAATWMSSWLLLLAALQFSRGLRWRWNYAWLGALSIAWAAVAVFGIRSMAVAGSTSVVMLAAVTLWTGWVFWRHQRQSRSGGALLLAVTFTLWGLHRLDYPLLRPLGSGVLFGVFIDVLFIAMVGLGTLFLVLSEGRRALEARTGQLEQLTHLLLTSQEDERRRIARELHDEAGQILTAVKIELDLEGRREASDLVGHALSQVRNLSNLLRPTVLDDLGLLPALRALTDDFSKRARVEATLESPETVPALPAEAQVAIYRVVQEALTNVARHAGARRVSVRLGLEPRCVRLRVEDDGAGPAGEITPHLGLLGMRERVTALGGTLTLERAPGAGLRLEAVIPLGAAA, from the coding sequence GTGGATCGACAGACCGTCGAACTCTACGCGCTGGTCTTCCAGGCCGGTTTCACCCTGCTCCAGGCGCTGGTGTTCTGCGGCCTGTGGGTGAGGCAGCATCGCCCGTTCTTCGCCAGCTGGTCGCTGGCGTGGGCGGTCTATGCCCTGCGACTGGCGTTCATCGCCATCTACATCGCGACGCGCGCGGAAGTGTGGCTGTTCGCTCACGAGGCCGCGACCTGGATGAGCTCGTGGCTGCTGCTGCTGGCGGCGCTCCAGTTCTCGCGCGGGCTTCGCTGGCGGTGGAACTACGCCTGGCTGGGCGCGCTCTCGATCGCGTGGGCCGCGGTGGCGGTGTTCGGCATTCGCAGCATGGCGGTGGCGGGCTCGACCTCGGTGGTGATGCTCGCGGCGGTGACGCTCTGGACCGGCTGGGTGTTCTGGCGTCACCAGCGCCAGAGCCGCTCGGGCGGCGCGCTGTTGCTGGCGGTGACGTTCACGCTCTGGGGACTCCACCGCCTCGACTATCCGCTGCTTCGCCCGCTCGGCAGCGGCGTGCTGTTCGGCGTCTTCATCGACGTGCTGTTCATCGCCATGGTCGGGCTCGGCACGCTGTTCCTGGTGCTGAGCGAGGGCCGCCGAGCGCTGGAAGCGCGCACCGGGCAGCTCGAGCAGCTCACGCACCTGCTGCTCACCAGCCAGGAGGACGAGCGGCGCCGGATCGCACGCGAGCTGCACGACGAGGCCGGCCAGATCCTCACCGCCGTCAAGATCGAGCTGGATCTCGAGGGGCGCCGCGAGGCCAGCGACCTGGTGGGTCACGCGCTGAGCCAGGTGCGCAACCTCAGCAATCTGCTGAGACCCACCGTGCTCGACGACCTCGGACTGCTGCCCGCCCTGCGCGCGCTCACCGACGATTTTTCGAAGCGCGCCCGGGTCGAAGCGACACTCGAATCGCCCGAGACCGTTCCGGCGCTGCCCGCCGAGGCGCAGGTCGCGATCTACCGGGTGGTGCAGGAGGCGCTCACCAACGTGGCGCGCCATGCCGGCGCGCGGCGCGTGAGCGTTCGGCTCGGCCTCGAGCCGCGCTGCGTGCGGCTGCGCGTCGAGGACGACGGCGCGGGGCCGGCCGGCGAGATCACGCCCCACCTCGGCCTGCTCGGCATGCGCGAGCGGGTGACGGCGCTGGGAGGGACCCTCACGCTCGAACGCGCGCCGGGCGCGGGGTTGCGACTCGAGGCGGTGATTCCGCTCGGGGCGGCGGCGTGA
- a CDS encoding response regulator transcription factor, with protein MNASSETRLLLADDHTLVRAGVRRILEAHPGFRVVGEVSDGAAALAALGDRPVDVLILDLTMPGLDGFEVLRRARGVAPKVRILVLSMHADPEYVARAVREGADGYLLKDSAVQDLVAAVEAVRAGRAYHSPEVQRELSELVRGGGSASPLAELTEREREVLKCVAEGLSTKETAARFEISARTVETHRANLMRKLGARSVAQLVRIAIRAGLVGPP; from the coding sequence GTGAACGCGAGCTCGGAGACGCGGCTGTTGCTCGCCGACGACCACACGCTGGTGCGCGCCGGCGTGCGGCGCATCCTCGAAGCGCACCCCGGTTTCCGCGTGGTCGGCGAGGTGTCCGATGGCGCCGCCGCGCTCGCGGCGCTGGGCGACCGCCCGGTGGACGTGCTGATCCTCGATCTCACCATGCCCGGGCTCGATGGCTTCGAGGTGCTGCGTCGCGCGCGCGGTGTCGCGCCCAAGGTGCGCATCCTGGTGCTCAGCATGCACGCCGACCCGGAGTACGTGGCGCGCGCGGTGCGTGAAGGCGCCGACGGCTACCTCCTCAAGGACTCCGCAGTCCAGGATCTGGTCGCGGCGGTCGAGGCGGTGCGCGCCGGCCGGGCCTACCACTCGCCCGAAGTACAGCGTGAGCTGAGCGAGCTGGTGCGCGGCGGCGGGAGCGCGAGTCCGCTCGCCGAGCTCACCGAGCGCGAGCGCGAGGTGCTGAAATGCGTAGCGGAGGGGCTCTCCACCAAGGAGACCGCGGCGCGCTTCGAGATCAGCGCCCGCACCGTCGAAACGCACCGCGCGAACCTGATGCGCAAGCTCGGCGCGCGTTCGGTGGCGCAGCTCGTGCGAATCGCCATCCGCGCGGGGCTGGTCGGTCCTCCGTAG